One Desulforhopalus sp. DNA segment encodes these proteins:
- a CDS encoding PAS domain S-box protein, producing the protein MGISPDNNSSQNNPPESTLPPARAGRWDRLALLPVPVLLLLIATLWLLDLRTSFEQPLLLMVLNMTFSTVISLAIAYLVGRSFLQWHNPGLLLLGCGVLAWGAAGATGALAGLIKPGDGTFDANTLVTVHNICIWLSAFCHLSGAAMALRWNDSLQAPRLWLGLAYLGILIVAALIVQAALSDYFPEFFVPGHGGTLLRQFVLGSAVAMFVLTAILLHLINHLSGLAFVRWYSLAVLLLAIGLIGVWSQKVNGSPVGWAGRLTQYLGSIYMLMVAVRSAREPYRKVISEEKLFAATQQFRPSMAIAITIAVASTFSAGAFRLLFLQNLGQTIPYVTFFPAVILAAVFGGLWSGIAASILSTLLVILFWTDQIGHATIHPEAITGMVIFFGNGIIISLIASAMRHSQQRVIRAESEARYAAEREQASKMLLASEARYKTLVLTAPVVIAEIDDRGLIQFQNRSLVGTAPSALIGTSKYEYIMEEDRQIFREALARVFESRQRQHLVVRMLRENRKMGWWVIVLGPVVVADTVKSVVLIANDITEQKEMEEQVNRLMREQNLILQTVPVGIIKTVDRRLAWVNRKIEEMFEYPKEELISGTTQNLFHSPEAYKQFIRDAYRLLAEGEVFAAEQWMFRKNGTPILVKCVGEAIDFADITKGIIWTIEDITQRKQAEAEQAKFATQYQQLQKSESLRRMAGAIAHHYNNLLGAVIGNLEMAIDDTAGSPGVSEILAHAMKATKRAAELSHQMLVYLGQSNSQPGPLDLAEICRTSVAEITAALPGQTSLHTVLPHPGPTVTANASQLEQVVKNLVTNASEAIGNKAGSIHLTVTTIPAGKIPASCRFPADWQPRDSLYGELQVRDTGCGIAKESLEKLFDPFFTTKFTGRGLGLPVVLGIVQSQGGAIAVASETGQGSTFRVFLPITTSQ; encoded by the coding sequence ATGGGCATTTCGCCTGACAATAATTCCTCTCAGAACAATCCTCCGGAAAGCACTCTGCCCCCGGCCAGGGCCGGTCGATGGGACCGGCTGGCTCTTCTGCCCGTACCGGTCCTGCTGCTGCTGATTGCCACCCTGTGGCTGCTCGACCTGCGGACCTCCTTCGAGCAACCCCTCCTCCTGATGGTTCTCAATATGACCTTTTCGACGGTTATATCTCTTGCCATCGCCTACCTCGTGGGACGTAGCTTTCTGCAGTGGCACAACCCGGGACTCCTCCTTTTGGGCTGTGGTGTCCTGGCCTGGGGTGCCGCGGGGGCCACCGGCGCCCTTGCCGGCTTGATAAAGCCAGGCGATGGAACCTTCGATGCCAATACCCTGGTGACTGTCCACAATATCTGCATCTGGTTGTCGGCATTCTGCCACCTTAGCGGCGCCGCCATGGCGCTGCGCTGGAATGACTCTCTCCAGGCACCTCGCCTCTGGCTGGGACTTGCCTATCTGGGGATATTGATCGTTGCCGCCTTGATTGTCCAGGCAGCCCTTTCCGACTACTTTCCAGAGTTTTTCGTACCCGGTCATGGCGGGACATTGCTGCGCCAATTTGTCCTCGGCTCGGCGGTTGCCATGTTCGTTCTCACCGCAATACTCCTGCATCTGATTAACCACCTGAGCGGATTGGCCTTTGTTCGCTGGTACAGCCTGGCAGTTCTCCTTTTGGCCATCGGCTTGATCGGCGTATGGAGCCAAAAGGTCAATGGCAGTCCGGTGGGTTGGGCTGGACGCCTGACCCAATACCTCGGCAGCATCTACATGCTGATGGTCGCCGTTAGATCGGCGAGAGAACCCTACCGAAAAGTCATCTCGGAAGAAAAACTCTTCGCCGCCACACAGCAGTTCCGTCCCTCCATGGCTATAGCCATCACAATTGCCGTGGCCAGCACCTTTTCCGCCGGGGCCTTCCGTCTGCTCTTCCTGCAAAATCTCGGACAAACCATCCCCTATGTGACGTTCTTTCCGGCGGTCATCCTGGCAGCGGTGTTTGGCGGTTTGTGGTCGGGGATTGCCGCCTCCATCCTCTCAACCCTCCTGGTCATACTCTTCTGGACCGATCAAATCGGCCATGCCACCATCCATCCTGAAGCAATTACCGGCATGGTCATCTTCTTCGGCAATGGTATTATCATCTCCTTGATTGCCAGTGCCATGCGCCATTCGCAACAACGGGTTATCCGTGCAGAAAGCGAGGCCAGGTATGCCGCCGAACGGGAACAGGCCTCGAAAATGCTCCTGGCCAGCGAGGCCCGCTACAAAACCCTGGTACTCACCGCGCCCGTCGTCATAGCCGAAATCGACGACCGGGGTCTCATTCAATTTCAGAACCGGAGCCTGGTGGGAACTGCCCCGTCCGCCCTTATCGGCACCAGCAAATACGAGTACATCATGGAGGAAGACCGGCAGATCTTCCGAGAAGCCCTGGCGCGAGTGTTCGAGTCCAGGCAGCGACAACACCTCGTGGTACGCATGCTGCGGGAAAACCGGAAAATGGGCTGGTGGGTAATCGTCCTCGGCCCGGTAGTCGTAGCCGATACGGTGAAATCGGTGGTCCTGATTGCCAACGATATCACCGAGCAAAAAGAGATGGAAGAGCAGGTGAACCGGCTTATGCGCGAGCAAAACCTCATCCTCCAGACAGTCCCGGTCGGCATCATCAAGACCGTTGACCGGCGGCTGGCATGGGTGAACCGGAAGATCGAGGAGATGTTCGAATACCCAAAAGAAGAATTGATCTCCGGGACTACCCAGAACCTCTTTCACTCGCCGGAGGCCTATAAACAGTTCATAAGAGATGCCTATCGCCTCCTTGCCGAAGGAGAGGTTTTTGCTGCCGAACAATGGATGTTCCGCAAAAACGGCACGCCGATACTGGTCAAATGCGTCGGTGAAGCGATTGATTTCGCCGATATAACCAAGGGCATCATCTGGACCATTGAGGATATCACCCAGCGCAAACAGGCAGAGGCGGAACAAGCCAAATTTGCCACCCAGTACCAGCAACTGCAAAAATCGGAAAGCCTGCGTCGCATGGCCGGGGCCATTGCCCACCATTACAACAACCTTCTCGGTGCAGTAATTGGCAACCTGGAGATGGCGATTGACGATACCGCCGGGTCCCCGGGTGTCAGCGAAATCCTGGCCCACGCCATGAAGGCCACCAAACGCGCCGCCGAATTGAGTCATCAGATGCTGGTCTATCTCGGGCAAAGCAACAGCCAACCCGGGCCTCTCGACCTGGCCGAGATCTGCCGCACCAGCGTTGCCGAGATCACCGCGGCTCTACCAGGGCAAACAAGCCTTCATACCGTCCTGCCTCATCCCGGCCCAACCGTCACCGCCAACGCCAGTCAACTGGAACAAGTCGTGAAAAACCTGGTGACCAACGCCAGTGAGGCCATCGGCAACAAAGCCGGCAGCATTCACCTGACCGTCACAACGATCCCTGCCGGTAAAATCCCGGCAAGTTGCCGTTTCCCGGCGGACTGGCAGCCCCGGGATTCTCTTTATGGCGAACTGCAGGTGCGGGATACCGGCTGCGGCATCGCCAAAGAGTCCCTGGAGAAACTGTTCGATCCTTTTTTCACCACCAAATTCACCGGTCGTGGCCTTGGCCTCCCCGTGGTACTGGGGATTGTCCAGTCACAGGGCGGAGCAATTGCCGTTGCCAGTGAAACCGGGCAGGGAAGCACCTTTCGGGTCTTTCTGCCAATAACAACCTCCCAATAA
- a CDS encoding MFS transporter: protein MGKAAKMSREELSWVLYDVGNSAFVLVMVTAIMPIFFKDFAAATMSGVESTANWGFANSAASLILAVLAPVLGAMADFQGRKKRFFLFFLFQGIAFTLLLVFVGRGQWLLCLILFVLARVGWAGANIFYDAFLPDVTTRERMDLISARGYGYGYIGSVLPFLVIIGILLGSGMAGGLPAGPSKVGFVIVALWWLALSLPAIKNLKQVHCLPGGTQPVRQSFRQLYRTFQDIRRYKQAFLFLAAYFFYIDGVDTIISMSTAYGRDLGFGVTLLIVVLLVIQIVAFPFALLFGKLAGLTSTRRMIFVGIGIYCLATLAAFFLPAIDNMFYKTLAFWIIAILVASSMGGIQALSRSYFCRLIPAEKSAEFFGFYNIFGKFAAITGPFLMAVVGRWTGETRWGVLSILLLFVIGALLLGLVKESEV from the coding sequence ATGGGCAAAGCAGCAAAGATGAGCCGCGAAGAACTCAGCTGGGTGCTCTACGACGTCGGCAACTCCGCCTTTGTTCTGGTGATGGTTACCGCCATCATGCCGATTTTTTTTAAGGATTTCGCGGCGGCGACGATGAGCGGCGTGGAGTCGACCGCCAACTGGGGCTTTGCCAATTCCGCCGCCTCGCTGATCCTGGCTGTTTTAGCGCCGGTGCTCGGGGCGATGGCCGACTTCCAGGGCCGGAAGAAGCGGTTTTTCCTTTTTTTCCTGTTTCAGGGGATAGCCTTTACCCTGCTGCTGGTGTTTGTCGGCCGTGGCCAGTGGCTTCTTTGCCTCATCCTCTTTGTCCTCGCCCGGGTCGGTTGGGCCGGGGCAAATATTTTTTATGACGCCTTCCTGCCGGACGTTACCACCCGGGAGCGGATGGACCTCATTTCCGCCAGAGGCTATGGCTATGGCTACATCGGCAGCGTTCTTCCCTTTCTGGTTATTATCGGCATCCTTCTTGGCAGCGGCATGGCCGGCGGCCTTCCGGCAGGTCCTAGCAAGGTGGGCTTTGTCATCGTCGCCCTGTGGTGGCTGGCTCTTTCCCTGCCGGCGATAAAGAATCTCAAGCAGGTGCATTGCCTTCCCGGCGGTACCCAGCCGGTGCGCCAAAGTTTTCGGCAGCTGTACCGGACCTTTCAGGATATTCGCCGGTATAAACAGGCCTTTCTCTTTCTTGCCGCCTATTTTTTCTATATCGATGGGGTCGACACGATTATCTCGATGTCGACTGCCTATGGCCGCGATCTCGGCTTTGGCGTTACCCTGCTCATTGTTGTCCTACTGGTCATCCAGATCGTCGCCTTCCCCTTTGCCCTGCTGTTCGGCAAGCTGGCCGGGCTCACCTCCACCCGGCGGATGATCTTTGTCGGCATCGGGATTTACTGCCTTGCCACCCTGGCCGCCTTCTTTTTGCCGGCCATCGACAATATGTTCTACAAGACCCTGGCCTTCTGGATCATCGCCATCCTGGTCGCCTCGTCGATGGGTGGCATCCAGGCGCTGAGCAGGAGCTATTTTTGTCGATTGATACCGGCGGAAAAGAGCGCCGAATTTTTTGGTTTTTATAATATCTTCGGGAAATTCGCAGCGATAACCGGTCCCTTTCTCATGGCCGTGGTCGGCCGGTGGACCGGCGAAACCCGCTGGGGGGTGCTGAGTATTCTGCTGCTCTTTGTCATTGGCGCTCTCCTTCTTGGTTTGGTGAAGGAGAGCGAGGTCTAA
- a CDS encoding chloride channel protein gives MTPKQPFLSWCLDHFSPPEGLLLLIISVIVGSITGLASVFFVKLIFAIQDLSFGSISEALPFLGKWIYVLVPILGGLLVGPLILFAQEAKGHGVPEVMQALILRGGRIRARVAVAKIAASSLCIGTGGSAGREGPIIQIGAALGSTMGQVLHLSDERIRNLVACGAAAGIAATFNAPIAGVAFAIEVLMCGLQMRAFGNVVIAAVAASVVSRNLVGFKFAFQVPAYSLNSSLEIVLYLILGLTAALIGIMFIRMLNLAENVFDRWKFPQLFKPAVGGLLLGLVGLAYMHLPGLTFPAGSGAHSGALDVAIPHMYGSGFPSIQAAIQGHTPLWILVVLIFLKPLATSLTLGSGNSGGVFAPSLFTGAMLGGAMGHLFNWWFPAIGLNTGAFALVGMAALFSATARAPLTAMLIVFEMSNDYFMILPLMVAGVSASYFSQWLHPESIYTLKLAKRGVRFVEGRDMDIMQGVKVSEVMRSKPVTIQKDASFSELMGLFQETNLLGFPVLADNHKLWGIITLQDVHRAQSREDFSPKGLTVADIAVGRPITVFPDEPIWVAIQRMSPRDLARLPVVSRDGSDTLCGVISRSDILRAYDLGIVRKQRGNIVEQQVELRKPKENGFVDMVLGEEDSCSYALIKDLHLPETINLVSIRRGSQILIPRGNTQLQPGDVIVVYGRLTDMEGVKNILNSCQVPNRPPA, from the coding sequence ATGACTCCAAAACAGCCGTTTCTCAGCTGGTGCCTCGACCATTTTTCTCCACCGGAAGGACTCCTTCTGCTCATCATCTCGGTGATTGTCGGTTCTATCACCGGACTGGCCTCGGTGTTCTTTGTCAAACTGATCTTCGCCATCCAGGACCTTTCTTTCGGTTCGATTTCCGAGGCATTGCCTTTTCTCGGCAAGTGGATCTATGTGCTCGTCCCGATCCTCGGCGGCCTGCTTGTCGGTCCGTTGATTCTCTTTGCCCAAGAGGCGAAGGGTCACGGTGTCCCAGAGGTCATGCAGGCCCTGATCTTGCGCGGCGGCCGCATCCGCGCTCGGGTCGCCGTCGCCAAGATAGCCGCATCCTCACTGTGCATCGGCACGGGCGGATCGGCCGGACGTGAGGGCCCAATCATCCAAATAGGCGCAGCCCTCGGCTCGACGATGGGGCAGGTGCTGCACCTCTCCGATGAGCGAATCCGCAATCTCGTCGCCTGCGGCGCGGCGGCGGGAATTGCCGCGACCTTCAACGCCCCCATTGCCGGTGTAGCCTTTGCCATCGAGGTATTGATGTGCGGCCTGCAGATGCGGGCCTTCGGCAATGTCGTCATTGCCGCTGTTGCCGCCTCTGTCGTCAGTCGCAATCTGGTCGGTTTTAAATTTGCCTTCCAGGTGCCGGCCTATAGCTTGAACAGCTCCCTGGAGATAGTCCTCTACCTCATCCTCGGACTGACCGCCGCCCTGATCGGCATCATGTTCATCCGCATGCTCAACCTCGCCGAAAATGTCTTTGACCGCTGGAAATTCCCGCAGTTGTTCAAACCAGCGGTGGGTGGCCTGCTCCTTGGTCTGGTAGGACTTGCCTATATGCATCTGCCGGGATTGACCTTCCCGGCGGGATCGGGAGCGCACAGCGGGGCGTTGGATGTCGCTATTCCCCATATGTACGGCTCCGGATTTCCCTCCATACAGGCGGCAATTCAAGGCCATACTCCCCTATGGATATTGGTCGTCCTTATTTTCCTCAAACCACTGGCCACATCCCTGACCCTCGGTTCCGGCAACTCAGGAGGCGTCTTCGCCCCGTCCCTTTTCACCGGAGCCATGCTCGGTGGGGCCATGGGCCATCTGTTCAACTGGTGGTTTCCGGCCATCGGCCTCAACACCGGAGCCTTTGCCCTGGTCGGCATGGCCGCCCTGTTTTCCGCCACCGCCCGGGCACCGCTCACCGCCATGCTCATCGTCTTCGAGATGAGCAATGACTACTTCATGATCCTGCCGTTGATGGTCGCCGGGGTCTCGGCCAGCTATTTCTCCCAGTGGCTGCATCCGGAATCGATCTACACCTTAAAACTTGCCAAACGAGGAGTGCGCTTCGTTGAAGGTCGGGACATGGACATCATGCAGGGGGTTAAGGTCAGCGAAGTCATGCGCAGCAAGCCGGTGACCATTCAAAAAGACGCCAGCTTCTCAGAACTTATGGGCCTCTTCCAGGAAACTAACCTGCTCGGTTTTCCCGTCCTAGCCGACAACCATAAACTTTGGGGAATCATTACCTTGCAGGATGTGCACCGGGCACAGTCCCGGGAAGATTTCAGCCCGAAAGGGCTTACAGTAGCCGACATCGCGGTCGGCAGGCCGATCACCGTCTTCCCCGACGAACCGATCTGGGTGGCGATACAAAGAATGTCGCCCCGTGATCTGGCAAGGTTGCCGGTGGTTTCGCGGGATGGCTCCGATACCCTGTGCGGGGTCATCAGCCGCAGTGACATCCTCCGCGCCTATGATCTGGGAATAGTCCGAAAACAACGGGGCAACATCGTCGAACAGCAAGTAGAACTGCGCAAACCAAAAGAAAATGGTTTTGTCGATATGGTCCTCGGCGAGGAAGACTCCTGCAGTTATGCCCTGATCAAAGACCTGCACCTGCCGGAAACGATCAATCTGGTATCCATCCGGCGGGGCAGCCAGATTCTCATCCCGCGGGGCAACACCCAGTTGCAGCCGGGCGATGTAATCGTCGTTTATGGCAGGCTCACCGATATGGAAGGGGTAAAAAACATCCTCAATTCCTGCCAAGTGCCAAACCGGCCACCGGCATGA
- the aroC gene encoding chorismate synthase has translation MSSSFGTLFRVTTFGESHCKAVGVVIDGCPPGLALTEADIQAQLDRRRPGQSALSTDRQEADQVVILSGTENGRTLGTPIALQVANKDQRPKDYGNMRDIPRPSHADYTYQMKYGIRASSGGGRSSARETIGTVASGALAAKILQEKFGIEIVAWVSSVGDIDAAAIDSNTITRREVDATLIRCPDQEAAARMETLVAELKQLGDSVGGTVSCVIRNVPVGLGEPTFEKLEAKLAQAMLAIPATKGFEIGSGFAGSRMRGSQHNDPFVQKNGRLGTATNRSGGIQGGISNGEPITLRIAFKPPATISLPQPTVDFAGQDAVLEAKGRHDPCVVPRAVPIVEGMAALVIVDMLLRQEARKALQF, from the coding sequence ATGTCCAGCAGTTTCGGTACCCTTTTTCGTGTCACCACCTTCGGCGAATCGCACTGCAAGGCGGTTGGCGTAGTCATCGACGGCTGCCCCCCGGGCCTTGCCCTGACGGAGGCCGATATCCAGGCCCAGCTTGACCGCCGCCGCCCTGGCCAAAGCGCCTTGTCCACCGACCGCCAGGAAGCGGACCAGGTGGTCATCCTCTCCGGTACCGAAAACGGCCGCACCCTCGGCACCCCCATTGCCCTGCAGGTCGCCAATAAGGACCAGCGGCCGAAAGATTACGGCAATATGCGCGATATCCCCCGGCCGTCGCACGCCGATTACACCTACCAGATGAAGTACGGCATCAGGGCCTCCTCCGGCGGCGGCCGGTCGAGCGCCAGGGAGACCATCGGCACGGTCGCCTCCGGGGCACTGGCGGCGAAGATTCTCCAGGAAAAATTCGGCATTGAGATTGTCGCCTGGGTGTCAAGCGTCGGCGATATCGACGCCGCCGCTATAGACAGCAACACGATCACCCGCCGGGAAGTCGACGCAACGCTTATCCGCTGCCCGGACCAAGAGGCAGCGGCGCGGATGGAGACCTTGGTCGCCGAGCTGAAACAACTGGGCGATTCGGTCGGCGGCACGGTGTCCTGCGTTATCCGCAATGTCCCGGTGGGCCTTGGCGAACCGACCTTTGAGAAACTGGAGGCAAAACTTGCCCAGGCGATGCTGGCCATTCCGGCGACCAAGGGCTTTGAGATCGGCTCGGGCTTTGCCGGATCGCGGATGCGCGGCTCGCAGCACAACGACCCCTTCGTCCAGAAGAACGGACGGCTCGGTACCGCCACCAACCGCTCCGGCGGCATCCAGGGCGGCATCAGCAACGGCGAGCCGATAACCCTGCGTATCGCCTTCAAGCCGCCGGCAACTATCTCCCTGCCCCAGCCGACCGTTGACTTTGCCGGGCAGGACGCCGTCCTTGAAGCGAAAGGCCGCCACGACCCCTGCGTCGTGCCGCGCGCCGTGCCCATTGTCGAGGGCATGGCCGCCCTGGTCATTGTTGATATGCTGCTGCGGCAGGAGGCGAGAAAGGCGCTGCAGTTTTAA
- a CDS encoding EFR1 family ferrodoxin (N-terminal region resembles flavodoxins. C-terminal ferrodoxin region binds two 4Fe-4S clusters.): MKTVIYYYTGTGNSLWTSRLVAEQLGDTRLFPMALMNGDALAEAETVGLVFPVHMWGVPGLVLNFLEKLQASPDKYYFAFAVNAGQVSRTLIQLQNHMTSLGLRLSLGFDIVLPSNYIPWGGPGPAEKLTGLYRAAEEKIKKLAPRIAQKQSAPVERGPLWQRIVFTAIYKLTFRMIPKMDGDFWVDEKCNGCAICAKVCPVGNIVMTGGKPAWLHRCEQCLACIQWCPQEAVQYGKKTPKYPRYHHPEVRLQDIISSAPGKRN; encoded by the coding sequence ATGAAAACAGTTATCTACTACTATACAGGTACCGGCAACTCACTATGGACTTCTCGCCTCGTCGCAGAGCAACTGGGCGATACAAGGCTGTTTCCCATGGCCCTGATGAACGGGGACGCTCTGGCTGAAGCCGAGACGGTCGGTCTGGTGTTCCCGGTGCATATGTGGGGTGTTCCCGGTCTCGTTTTGAATTTCCTGGAGAAACTTCAAGCATCCCCCGATAAATACTACTTTGCCTTTGCAGTCAATGCCGGTCAGGTGTCACGCACCCTGATCCAGCTGCAAAACCATATGACTTCCCTTGGCCTGAGGCTATCCCTCGGTTTTGATATCGTCCTGCCGAGCAATTACATCCCCTGGGGTGGGCCAGGGCCTGCCGAAAAACTCACCGGACTTTACCGGGCCGCGGAAGAGAAAATCAAAAAGCTGGCCCCCCGCATCGCCCAGAAACAATCCGCTCCGGTGGAAAGAGGGCCTCTCTGGCAAAGGATCGTCTTTACCGCCATCTACAAATTGACCTTCAGGATGATCCCGAAGATGGACGGGGATTTTTGGGTGGATGAGAAATGCAACGGCTGCGCCATCTGCGCAAAAGTCTGCCCGGTTGGCAATATTGTCATGACCGGAGGAAAACCGGCATGGCTGCACCGCTGCGAACAGTGCCTGGCCTGCATTCAGTGGTGCCCGCAGGAGGCCGTTCAATACGGCAAGAAGACCCCGAAATACCCACGATATCACCACCCGGAGGTGCGTTTGCAAGACATCATCAGCAGCGCCCCAGGAAAACGCAATTGA
- a CDS encoding radical SAM protein, which produces MTAKYLDAMASGLLAKRIQESHAVLTSCSLCPRQCRVNRSAGERGYCRTGRLAEVASYGPHFGEESVLVGSGGSGTIFFCGCNLLCSFCQNFAISHRQDRDCQAVADRELALIMVELQNMGCHNINLVTPSHVVPQILAALPPAIEAGLRLPLVFNCGGYEGVETLRLLDGIIDIYMPDAKFWEAQSGHRYADAADYPERMREALVEMQRQVGDLHLDKEGLADRGLLVRHLLMPDGLAEAEAIFRFLAEEISPECYLNIMDQYRPCGELAGRYGSRSIVTPALYTAAVQAATSAGLTRLDQRDTAALICRLLSL; this is translated from the coding sequence ATGACGGCAAAATATCTTGATGCAATGGCCAGCGGCCTCTTGGCTAAACGGATACAAGAAAGTCATGCGGTTCTTACTTCCTGCAGCCTCTGCCCCCGGCAGTGCCGGGTGAACCGTTCGGCGGGGGAGCGGGGCTATTGCCGCACCGGTCGCCTGGCCGAGGTGGCGAGCTATGGGCCGCATTTTGGCGAGGAGAGTGTGCTCGTTGGTAGCGGCGGCTCCGGAACGATCTTCTTCTGTGGCTGTAATCTTTTGTGCAGCTTCTGCCAGAACTTTGCAATCAGCCACCGCCAAGACCGGGATTGCCAGGCGGTTGCCGACCGCGAGCTGGCGCTGATCATGGTCGAGCTGCAGAATATGGGCTGCCATAATATCAACCTTGTCACGCCGAGCCACGTTGTACCGCAGATCCTGGCGGCCCTGCCCCCAGCCATCGAAGCCGGGCTTCGTCTGCCCCTTGTTTTCAACTGCGGCGGTTATGAAGGAGTCGAAACCTTGCGACTGCTCGATGGCATCATCGATATCTATATGCCCGACGCCAAATTCTGGGAAGCACAGTCAGGGCATCGCTATGCGGATGCAGCCGACTATCCTGAAAGAATGCGCGAGGCGCTGGTCGAGATGCAGCGGCAGGTCGGTGATTTGCACCTCGACAAGGAGGGCCTGGCCGACCGTGGTCTCTTGGTTCGCCACCTCCTGATGCCGGATGGTCTTGCCGAGGCGGAGGCGATTTTTCGGTTTCTCGCTGAGGAGATTTCGCCGGAGTGTTATCTGAATATCATGGATCAATACCGGCCCTGCGGCGAGTTGGCGGGCCGGTACGGCAGCCGATCCATCGTTACCCCGGCGTTGTACACGGCGGCTGTCCAGGCGGCGACCAGTGCTGGTCTGACCCGTCTTGATCAACGTGATACGGCAGCCCTTATTTGTCGCCTGCTGTCGCTTTAA
- a CDS encoding peptidoglycan-binding protein: MRHGYLCLSFILLFSTTLLGCSSNIHHIDTNISCPVEFTFNAPFEKTWLASLAAVKSFATVNNLNKEVGLISTNIATVDGNNEHSRQQSFWDETYTFSFTIIMSPENGDSATHVETKVQLYRQQFVMASRTGARVESVENYLREMLYKEICKNLFPDGNGHCSSRFNIQPVVTTPLKSESPPPEPPAPKPKPKFDAKLQAAQKALIEAGYTPGPADGFMGKKTREALKTFQEDNNLTINGKLDKTTYEFLISQNTAGTPRLEPKLTQDLLPKTQPKATNTEASLVIQDRPLLTPSPSAAPTGSVVTATEKKPSGNFVTKDIAYLLKSADVYGSEIMDSIPAKTALHVVSRSGEYYQVKYKGKEGYIYSDSVSEQ; this comes from the coding sequence TTGAGACATGGGTACCTTTGTTTATCATTTATCCTGCTATTCTCGACAACTCTGCTTGGATGCAGCAGCAATATTCATCATATAGATACCAACATCTCCTGCCCAGTTGAATTTACCTTCAACGCTCCATTTGAAAAAACCTGGTTGGCATCATTAGCCGCAGTTAAATCATTTGCCACTGTCAACAATCTCAATAAAGAAGTTGGCCTGATTTCAACAAATATTGCTACCGTTGACGGCAACAATGAGCACTCCCGGCAACAATCATTTTGGGATGAAACATATACATTCAGTTTCACCATTATTATGTCTCCGGAGAATGGTGATAGCGCCACGCATGTTGAAACAAAAGTACAGCTCTATCGTCAACAGTTCGTAATGGCCTCAAGGACGGGAGCCCGCGTAGAGTCGGTAGAAAACTATCTGAGGGAAATGTTATACAAGGAAATCTGCAAGAATTTATTTCCAGATGGTAACGGACACTGTAGCTCAAGATTTAACATCCAACCGGTTGTCACCACTCCACTCAAGTCAGAATCTCCTCCACCTGAACCTCCTGCTCCGAAACCAAAGCCCAAGTTTGACGCAAAATTGCAGGCTGCTCAAAAAGCTTTAATCGAAGCGGGCTACACTCCAGGCCCAGCTGATGGTTTCATGGGGAAAAAAACAAGAGAAGCTTTGAAAACTTTCCAAGAAGACAATAACCTCACCATAAATGGAAAATTGGACAAAACAACCTATGAGTTTCTAATTAGCCAGAACACCGCAGGAACACCTCGTCTTGAACCAAAATTGACCCAAGACTTATTGCCCAAAACCCAACCGAAAGCCACAAACACAGAAGCCTCTCTCGTCATCCAGGACAGACCGCTATTAACACCTTCTCCCTCGGCAGCTCCAACAGGTTCTGTTGTAACGGCAACAGAAAAGAAACCTTCAGGAAATTTCGTAACGAAGGACATTGCTTATCTGCTTAAAAGTGCGGATGTCTATGGCTCAGAAATCATGGATTCTATTCCAGCCAAAACCGCTCTCCATGTCGTTTCCAGAAGCGGTGAATATTATCAGGTCAAATATAAAGGCAAGGAAGGATATATCTATTCTGATTCGGTCAGTGAACAATAG